The genomic interval TACAAAGACATTTTTTCGGTGAACTTaagctaaaaacagcgtaaCTCAAGAGTAAACAAGCAAAAGGAAAACGTTTCCGGTTCGATAAAACTTAAAATGCTTGATTAAGCAATGTGCGTTTTTCCAATTTCACCATTTCAGCTAGTTCTAACCAGTTGACATAGATTCTGTAGACTGTGCAGTTTTACTGTTTGcaatagtttgactattttaccaCTTCAACTATTTaacctagttatgcattttgtccagttgaacttTTCAAGCCAGTTTGATCATATGAACTACTACAACCGACGAAGAAAAGATTGGTCTATTTGTGTATTTAGCCATCTTCGTTGGCTGGACTATTTCGTAGTTTTGACTAAATAAAACTATCGAAAACAGCCAAACTGCTAAGATCGCACAGTCTATCTCAAGTAGTTGaactagttcaaatggtcaaagtAGCTTAAAGTGTTAAAGAGGGACAAAAATCATGATTCTTTTTAGCTAAATTGTCCAGATTTTGCTTGTAAGCAGATTACTGaattatgcattttgtccagttgaactaTGTAGGCTTCtttgaccatgtgaactacttccaccaattaaaataacttttgcgaTTTATGCAGTTTCcttgtgtttgcttgtttgacTAATTAAGCAGCTGAAGCATTCAAGCTAACTaagtttcttgaagtatttGACACTAGGGAAGACAGTAAAGTGAAAAAGATGGACAATTCATGTCAGTTGGTCGAGGTAGTTAAAATGATGAAACAAggttaaatggttcaactggagATAACGCATAACTAGCTTTATTAATTCAACTACACAAACTGTGCAATCTAATTAATTTGGTacaagtagttcaaatggtcaaattagcttTAATGAATCTACtgctcaaaataaataaattggctcaagtagttaaaatagtaaaagttacTAAATtagttcaactggttaaatagtcgAGCCAGCGAAGCTAGTTTAACTGCTAAgctgcacaatctatcttagtTCCTTGAAGATGTTAAAATGGTTAAACAAGaccagaaatttgtttttcggtGTCGTTAAGCTAAAACCAGCACGATTCCGCTGGAAGGAAGCGAAAAAGCGTTATAGACGCGATAAAAGAGCGTAATTGGGCTtataaaaatcagacaaacgTCGTTCtaagtgaaataaaaccaaattcagCTTGACTCGCCAAAAAGACTTTTTTCGGTGTGATAAAGCCAAAAGCGACTAAATTTAGTGACAAACAAGTGAAAGAACGTTTTATTGTGATAaacctgaaaacagcgtaatttaacCAAAAAACGCGACTTATTTTTGGTGTAATAAGAAGAAAATTGAGTAATTTAGCAAAAACGTCTTCCGGGAGGTAAGGCTTACAGCGGACCAATTCAgctgcaaacaaatgaaaacatgtAGTCAATGCGAAAAAGCTGAGAAACGCGTCACAATTTGGCCACAAAAAGCGCAAAAGTGATGTTTTAAGTGACATAAAGGAAACATCGCCGCGATTAGCTGGAAGCaggcagaaaaccttttttctgtgCTATAAAGCTAAAACCAGCGTAATTTTAGCAACAAGTAAGCTAATTAATCtagtttgtttagttttcaatgttttaatgttttgtcCTGTGTAATTAATTGAGCCTACTCAGCTAGTTTGAACATTTAACACAGTTTAATTGATTCAGCTTcttggaatttttctctttgactATCTTCGCCAGTTTAACTATTTAACAAGTTGAACTATTCAAGCtaattaagttttttgtttgattcCCCCTAAACTCGAGCTCGTTTGATTATTTAATCTTCTTGAACCAATTAAGATGCTCTGCACAATTTGTGCATTTAATTTGCTTCTGCTACTTTTGCTTATTAAACCAGTTGAACTGTTTTAACTGCAGCTTGTTTAGTTCGCCCATTTAAGTGACATTTGTGTTTTTCCTGCATGGTGCATTAAAGCTAGTTTAACTATTTGAATTACTTCAATCAATAGTCGCACTCCTGATAAGAAGGAACCAGCGACTGCTTTGGCTGTTTTTCCACACATTCAAGGTTTTACTGAACCCCTCAAGAGAATTTAGCATAGCCACAACATTagagttgctcaaaaacctaTTTAGACTTAGGGGCATATTTTAAACCCAAAACTACTTTCTCTAATACAGCTAGATCGTGCAGTTTTTGCAGTTGGACAACTAAAACTAGATTGACCATTTAAACTATATCAATCAATTAAGTTAGTTTGTGCAACTTTCGAGCTTAACGGCGTTCGCTAATTTATATTACTTACCGAGTGGAACCCCTTAAGATAAATTTACTAGTTTAGCTTTAGCCAATTTAGCCTAAATTTTGGATATTTTCCAATTGCACCATTGAAACCTATGCGTTTTGTGTGGCTACACTTTTAAAGCTATTATGATAAGCTAGTTTCATCATTTTGAAATACTTCAACCAATCAAGATAAATTTTGGAATTTGTGcgctgaaaattttttcatctattttactattttaacCGGTTGAGCCAATTAAGCCAAATCGACTTTTTAAACTCTCTGAGCAAGTTAAGCTACATTATAAAATTGTGGAATCGAGCCAGTTAAgctggttatgcattttgtcctattgaacaatttatttttagttcaACTTTAGCCAATGAAATTTAGGAATTAAGTATTTGAGTATTGAGAATCTTACCAGTTGAACCTGTAAAGCTTGTGATACATGTTGTCCTCTTAGACCATTTAAAGCAAGTTTGAGTAATTTGAACTTTATCAACCAGTTTCGATAGATAttgcagtttaactgtcttcccCAGTTTAAAGTATTTAACTAGGTGAACCATTTAGGAAAAACAAGCATTTTGTCTGCCTCAGCCATCTaagccagtttgaccatttgaacgaCTTCAGCTAATTAAGCCAGATTGTGCAGCTTGAAGAAGACGTTAGCTGAACAGTCTAAGCTCGAAGTTAAGCGTGACTGTCCAACCAGTGTTCGTTAGCCCTAAGCTCGATCAACAGcttaagcaacacgaaattaagccccctattgttaaccaacaatgtatcgtttatgaatttaaatgtaacctgtgtgatgcagggtatgtgggctatactcgtggtcacttacacgagcgcgtagaagggcacacaaggaaatcatcttctatctacaaacactaccacctccagcacaatagtgaaatgcctgaacgcttgatcgagcaattcaacgtcatcgcgaaatgtaacggcaaatttgattgccttgttaatgaaatgttgtatattcgcatgcgtaagccaacactgaacgtgcaaacggattccatccgcgccaaggtgtttgtttaagccgttcattctaatttatgctattcttgtacctttccttatttgcatgtttttaaactagtctcttgataatggagtcacgatgaccccgaaacgtcgagtaataaatctttcctggttttttcaGCTCATTTAATCGTTTAAACTAATTTAACCAGTAAAGATTGATTGTGCAATTTGCGCATTTTGATAGTTTTGCTAGGTTTGCCTATTTAACAAGATATTTCGCTGATGAAAATAGCAATATTGATATCGGCgctattatattattatattaactGGTTAAACCAATTAAGCAAGTTTGACTATCAAGACTACTTGTACCAATTCAGTTAGCTTGTTCGGTGTGGGCAAGTGATTCATTGtagctaatttgaccatttgaaGTACTTCAACCAATCATGACAGCTTGTGCATTGTGTTTGAGTTGAACTGTTTTTGCTGGGTTGAGTATTTAACCATTTGAACTTTTTAGCTGTCATGTATCTTGCCTGGTTAAACCATGGAAGCTAATATTACCATCTGAATGACTTTAACTCATTAAGATTGATTGCACTTTTTGTGCAAAAAAACAGTAGTTGCAAGTTTGACTTTTGACTTGTTAAACAATTTCAGCTATTTAAGCATGTTGTCTGGTTGAGCCACTAAAGTTAGCATGACTATTTGAACAACTTTAAACCAATTTAGATAGATTTTGCAATTGGTTCAGTCAAACTGTTTCCGCTACTTTGAGTATTGACTATTTAACGAGAGTATGTAATTTAGCTAGATTTTGTAGTTTGTGCTGTTAATGCTATCAGGCTAGTTATGAATTTTGTCCAGTTAAAGCATTTATGCTAGTTCAACCATATGAACTCCTTTAACCAATCAAGATAGATTGCGGTTGACCCATTTAGGCTAGACTGTACAAAATGTACAGTGGAACCATTTAAGTTAGTTTAACCATCTGAACTAATAGTACCAATGAAAACAGACTGTGCAATTTGGGCAGTTTATCTGTTATCACTAGATTGACATTTGACGAATTGAACCACtaaacctatttatgcattttttccagtTGAACCATTACACCTTgttatgcattttttcttaTTGACCTATTTAAGCTAGAGCGACCGTTGAACTTCCTTAACCAACTAAGATCTAATGCGCAATTTCagcagtttatttattttgctcGTTTGACTAGTTAACCAGTTAaaccatttgagctacctcaaccaatcaaaatagaTTGTGCAATATGCTCGCAGTTTAGCTGTCTTTACTAGTTTCGCTATTTAACCAATTGAGCCATTGAAGCCAGTCAGCTAGATTATGCAGTATGTGCAGTGGTATGAGCATTTGAGCTAACTAAACCAATGAAAATAGAATTTGGACTGTCTTTGCTAGTTTGGCTACTTAACCAGTTGAGCCATCGAAGCTAGCCACACATTTTGTCCATTCTAACCATTCTAGCTAGTTATGCATTGTGTCTTTTTAAACTATTTAAGCTAGATCGACCATTGGAACTAATCAAGATAGTTTGTGCAGTTGGTGCAGTTTCACTGTTATTGCTAATTGACTATTTAATCAgttaaaccatttcagctagattgtgtAGTTTGTGTGGTTAAGCCGACTAGGctaattttacattttgtccAGTAAATTATTTAGGCTACTTAGAAGCATTCGAGCTAGCTTGCACTGTTTTTGTAGCTAACGAAATAAAGATATTTAAGAATTAAGATTTTCTCCGATTCAATCACTTTAGAAAGTTACATATTTAAGCTAGCTTAactctttcaaaatcaaaacaattaaggcatatttcatatatttccaaatagtaaaaatcatgttattgatatatatatatatatatatgctctatatatatatacatatatatatatatgctctatatatatatatatgctctATATATGctcattatgcatgctcactagtttttctagtttgagcactctggcatggcttagatgatcccacatatgtgagatcacttggggtggctatatggtcttacccccatcctagcatcagcactgcactgatgaggcccagaaggccgaaacagtactgaaAGCTTCTCGGCCTCTTGGGTAAGGTTAAAAGGcttatgaaaagtttattttccttgcttttgcAGCAATTGGTCAACATGGACAGCCaggaaagtgaaaatatcaGCCAGTTTACTACAGATAACTCGACAGCGAATCCAGGAGACGTCGTAGACGCAAGCGTGGTAGAAGGTTCACAGTCCTGGGGCGCAGACGTGGAAATCGAAATCCCTGAGGTActaaaaaatctggaaaataaGGGTGTGAAATTTCAGGCCGTGCCTTTTTTGAATGCTCCCAGTCAAAGTAGAATCACGAAGGATCGCTCTATTTATTTTAGCGTTGATACAACCGTCACATCGCAAATAATTCTCGAAGCTTTTGACGCGGCAGAAATCGATATTGACGCTATCACCGGAATCCAGAGAAAGGCGTCCAATAGATCTTGGATCGTGACTTTTAAGAGCCGTGCAGCTAAAGAAGCCGCTCTTGAAACACCTTTCGTCGTGATTGCCGGTCTCAAAGTGTTCCTGGGCGACTGCGAAAATCGTTTGGTCCTCGTCAAGATCCATGAAGCCCCCGCTGAACTACCCGACACTGCCGTGATTGGCCGACTCAGCCACTACGGTCGTGTCCTTTCATTTCGGCgcgacaaaattgcacaacataTCGAGAATGGAGTAAGAACGGCTCGAATGGCGCTACATCGAACTATCCCTGCCAACATCAACATAGCTGGTGAACCTATCAAAATATGGTACCCAAATCAGCCAAAAGCTTGCCGGAATTGTGGAGCTACTGACCACATGGCCAAAGACTGCTCCGCAGTCCgttgttttaattgtgaatGCCCTGGGCATCGAGCTCAAGAATGTAAAGACTCGCCAAGATGTTCCGTTTGTTTAGCGGACAACCATTCCATGCCTCAATGCCCCTTCCTGCTCTTCAGCGCGAACGTCGATAGTGAGCCAACGCCAcctaaaactgaaaaggaaaaggaacaagagCGAGCCCAGCGCGccaaggaaagagaagaaaggcagaaaaaactacaacaacagagAGAACAACAGcgacaacaagaagaacaacagaaattacTAGAAAAGCAGGAAcagcaagaacaacagaaacaacaagatcaagagaaacaaCGAGAACAACAACGCGACGAAGGTAGAAGAGAACGACCAAGAGAACGAAGAGACGAGCGAGGGAGGGACGATCGAGAAGAACGAAGAGATGACCGGAGAGACGGcagaagagagagagatagaagcGATCGAGATTATTATCGCGGCCACGATGGCCGCGATAGATCTTCCCGCCGTGACTACTCTGGCTCCGAAACTGATGATGATGGATGGGAGAGAGTTAAACCTAGGAGAAGGCGGTacagatattaattttttatttatattcaatgagtaagcttaaaataatttctctaaATGTGCGAGGACTCGGGTCCTCCAGTAAAAgtcgaaaaattaaattattcaaactgtgaCATAATCCTTTTACAAGAAACACATGTCTCATGCAAAAAACAAGCGGAGGAATTCGAAATACTCTGGCGCGGCAAATGTCTGTGGTCCCTCGGGACTGGCAGGTCTGCCGGTGTTGCCATCCTCTTTTCTCTAAACTTTCCAGGCAAAATTATCCGTTTTTTGACCGATTCCGAAGGAAGAATATTGAGCTTACTCATTGACTACTATAATTCTAAACTAAATTTAGTGAACATTTACTCTCCCAATACTATTTCGGatcgtaaaagttttttctcttgtctgCACAATTACTTTCTCCCCCAAGGGGACCTAGTGATCGGGGGAGACTTTAATTGTGTGGACAATGTCCTAGATAAATTAAATTGTTCCGCCATCCTATTGTCTGATCAAAAACTTCTCCGATCCCTTTGTGCTGACTTCTCACTTACAGACATTTGGCGCAAAAACAACCCGCGCAAAGTAACTTTCACCTGGTCTAATAAAGACCATACCCAGGCATCTAGAATTGACCGCTTTCTCGTCGCTAAAGGCTTAACCCTAGTAACGAAATGTAATATTCTTCCATGCGTATACGACCTATCCGATCATGACTTTGTAAAAATTGAACTAACGACTAACCCTTCTAATCACGGTCCTGGAATTTGGAAGTTCAACAGCTCTTTACTCTCAGATGTAGAATTTAAAAACACTATGTCAAAATCGATTAACAACTTTAAGCTTAAAATCCCCGAATTCGCCTCCCTTCGCGAATGGTGGGATgctctaaaaattgaaatccgCAAAACAAGTATTTCATACTGTATCCGTAAACAGAGAACAGCAAATGCCAAAAGAATCCTAATTACTAAGCAATTAACCCATGCTAAAAACGCTTTACATTCTAATCGCTTAAATAACCCAGGTGTAATTAGCGATTTGGAAAGCCAATTGTCCTCTCTGATCTCGAAAGAAGCCGAAGGAGCTAAAGTCCGCTCCCGAGCACAATGGTTCGAAGAAGGTGAGAAGCCAACACGCTATTTCTTCCGTCTGGAGAAAAAACGAGCTGACATGAAtagttttgaatctttttttgacGAGAACGGTGTTCTCAGAAATTCTCAAAAtgatcttgaaagaattttaaccaATTTTTACAAGAATTTATTCACCCAAGATCCTCTTGATATGCGAActcaaactgaaataattgacGGCCTCGAATTTTCACTGACTGATTATGAGCGCAATCTATGTGAAGGCCCTTTTTCTAATAAAGAATTACTTACTGCATTGGAAGGCCTTCAGACCGGCAAGTCACCCGGTTCTGATGGTCTCCCAACAGAATTTTACTCGTGTTTTTGGAACGATTTGAGCGAATCTCTCCTTTCTGTTTTGAACGAGGCCTTTCTTGCTGGCTCCCTCGCGGATAGCCAGTACGAGGGCCTCCTACGACTCATCCACAAAAAAGATGATCGACGCCTCGCAAAAAATTGGCGCCCAATTTCCTTGTTAAACACTGACTACAAGTTAGCATCTAAAATCATCACTGAACGattgaaaaaagtcatgaaCTCCATCGTGCATTCAGACCAAACGTGCGGCGTGGTCGGCCGCACTATCTTCTCAAATTTGGCCTTACTTCGTGATGCCCTCGACATGATTGACAAAACTAATGAACCgggtattctcatttccttagatcaagaaaaagcttttgaccgAGTTGACCACGAATTCATGATGAGAGTATTGCGTAAATTTGGTTTCGGCCCCTCCTTTTGTGGGTGGGTCGAACTATTTTATTCTAAAGCCTTCTCTAGAATCATTGTTAATGGCTCCCTGTCCCCCCCTGTCCACTTAAGAAGAGGGGTGAGACAAGGATGCCCATTATCTCCTCTCCTTTATGTGCTAGTTTCAGAAGTATTATCAACGCAAATCCGTAATTGTAAAGATATTGAAGGTTTCCTGCTCCCCGGAGCAGGGGGCCTTCAATATAAAATATCCCAGTACGCTGACGATGCTACTTGCATCTTAAAATCCGAAAGATCTCTTTCTTCACTTCTCCGAGTCgtatcaaaatttgaacaaggATCTGGCGCTAAACTGAACACGTCCAAATCTGAAGCA from Pocillopora verrucosa isolate sample1 chromosome 14, ASM3666991v2, whole genome shotgun sequence carries:
- the LOC136278336 gene encoding uncharacterized protein, coding for MALHRTIPANINIAGEPIKIWYPNQPKACRNCGATDHMAKDCSAVRCFNCECPGHRAQECKDSPRCSVCLADNHSMPQCPFLLFSANVDSEPTPPKTEKEKEQERAQRAKEREERQKKLQQQREQQRQQEEQQKLLEKQEQQEQQKQQDQEKQREQQRDEGRRERPRERRDERGRDDREERRDDRRDGRRERDRSDRDYYRGHDGRDRSSRRDYSGSETDDDGWERVKPRRRRYRY